One stretch of Streptomyces sp. A2-16 DNA includes these proteins:
- a CDS encoding DUF5336 domain-containing protein gives MNIRSLTRGDGVVIGAAVLLFIASFLDFYSVDGAPDDADLPSAWASGPFVMGVVLAGIIGAALVVVARGLPQLPKVAGLDLGQVGTAFTVFAAWSALGNVFDPLSAADYGSSSDSVSAGVGLILALVATVVMAGAAVATPLVPALQAGLVPAPKPPQPQPYGAQPPGGYGYPGAQPGQQGGPGQQPYGGQPQPGQPFGTQPQPQAQAPQPPAAEFSPFWFAVPVPRPLFAEDGSPTPIAELAPGTWYLAVEQRGPGLVAQTQDGRRGVLQDTSGIQRG, from the coding sequence TGAATATCCGCTCCCTCACTCGAGGCGACGGCGTGGTGATCGGTGCAGCGGTGTTGCTGTTCATCGCGTCGTTCCTCGACTTCTACTCGGTCGACGGAGCCCCCGACGACGCCGACCTCCCCAGCGCCTGGGCGAGCGGCCCGTTCGTCATGGGGGTCGTCCTCGCGGGCATCATCGGTGCCGCCCTCGTCGTCGTGGCGCGAGGCCTGCCGCAGCTTCCCAAGGTGGCGGGGCTCGACCTCGGCCAGGTCGGCACCGCGTTCACGGTGTTCGCCGCCTGGAGCGCGCTCGGCAACGTCTTCGATCCGCTGAGCGCCGCGGACTACGGCTCCAGTTCGGACAGCGTCAGCGCCGGGGTCGGCCTGATCCTCGCTCTCGTCGCCACGGTGGTGATGGCCGGCGCCGCCGTCGCCACCCCCCTCGTCCCCGCCCTCCAGGCCGGTCTCGTCCCGGCCCCGAAGCCGCCCCAGCCGCAGCCCTACGGCGCCCAGCCGCCCGGTGGTTACGGCTACCCGGGCGCCCAGCCGGGTCAGCAGGGCGGGCCGGGACAGCAGCCCTACGGCGGTCAGCCGCAGCCGGGGCAGCCGTTCGGCACGCAGCCCCAGCCGCAGGCGCAGGCCCCCCAGCCGCCCGCCGCGGAGTTCTCGCCGTTCTGGTTCGCCGTGCCGGTGCCGCGTCCGCTGTTCGCGGAGGACGGTTCGCCGACGCCGATCGCCGAACTCGCGCCGGGCACCTGGTACCTGGCCGTCGAGCAGCGCGGTCCGGGTCTGGTCGCCCAGACGCAGGACGGCCGCCGGGGCGTGCTGCAGGACACCAGCGGCATCCAGCGCGGCTGA